The following are encoded in a window of Salinibacter ruber DSM 13855 genomic DNA:
- a CDS encoding DinB family protein, which produces MHPQLDEYRTGFVDLKDEATALVTDADAATMRRRPDPDAWSVVQCIDHLNTAGWLLLRAMEDEIRRGRAEGPYGTPPFEYGVVSRWFAHVLEPSSGWTFDAPSLFEPDAPNTLYPNEAVDEFLGLQDRFADCVGDAEGLDLRRIRFGSPAIPLLRISLGAWFEATLAHERRHLDQARRTLRALHSS; this is translated from the coding sequence ATGCACCCACAGCTCGACGAGTACCGCACCGGATTCGTCGACCTCAAGGACGAGGCGACCGCACTCGTGACCGACGCGGACGCCGCCACGATGCGACGCCGACCGGACCCGGACGCGTGGTCCGTCGTCCAGTGCATCGATCACCTAAACACGGCCGGGTGGCTGCTGTTGCGGGCGATGGAGGACGAGATCCGGCGGGGACGCGCCGAGGGGCCGTACGGCACACCGCCCTTCGAGTACGGCGTCGTCAGTCGCTGGTTTGCGCACGTTCTGGAGCCGTCTTCGGGCTGGACCTTCGACGCGCCCTCTCTATTCGAGCCGGACGCCCCGAATACGCTCTACCCCAACGAGGCGGTGGACGAGTTTTTGGGCCTGCAGGATCGGTTCGCGGACTGCGTGGGGGACGCGGAGGGCCTGGACCTGCGCCGGATACGATTCGGGTCCCCTGCCATTCCCCTCCTGCGCATCAGCCTGGGAGCCTGGTTTGAGGCCACCCTGGCCCACGAGCGGCGGCACCTGGACCAGGCCCGACGAACCCTGCGCGCCCTCCATTCGTCTTAA
- a CDS encoding DUF4159 domain-containing protein, whose product MAPVLRSLLVRLPIVVGLGLVGLVASAAEARAQDDASTPVARVKYDGGGDWYSDEESLRELFAFARQHTLLDVTPQEEAVELTTDKLFTFPYLYLTGHGNVTFSETEADRLRRYLRQGGFLHIDDNYGLDEHIRPELEKVFPDKKLVEVPFDHSIYTTPYDFSDGLPKIHEHDGEAPKGYGYFDDHGRLMVFYTVETDLGDGWEPAPVHSNPPEKRRAALRMGTNILVYAMTH is encoded by the coding sequence ATGGCGCCCGTGCTGCGTTCCCTTCTGGTTCGCCTCCCGATTGTGGTTGGGCTCGGTCTCGTGGGGCTCGTTGCGAGTGCGGCCGAGGCGCGGGCGCAGGACGACGCCTCCACCCCCGTGGCCCGCGTGAAGTATGATGGGGGAGGCGACTGGTACAGCGACGAGGAGTCGTTGCGGGAGCTCTTCGCGTTTGCGCGCCAGCATACGCTCCTTGACGTAACGCCGCAGGAGGAGGCCGTCGAGCTCACCACGGACAAGCTCTTCACGTTTCCGTACCTGTACCTCACCGGCCACGGAAACGTCACCTTCTCCGAAACGGAGGCCGACCGCCTGCGCCGGTACCTGCGCCAGGGCGGCTTCCTCCACATTGACGACAACTATGGCCTCGACGAGCACATCCGTCCTGAATTGGAGAAGGTCTTTCCGGACAAGAAGCTCGTGGAAGTGCCCTTCGATCATTCCATCTACACGACGCCCTACGACTTTTCGGACGGGCTCCCTAAAATCCACGAGCACGACGGCGAGGCGCCGAAGGGGTACGGCTACTTCGACGACCACGGCCGGCTCATGGTGTTCTACACCGTCGAGACGGACCTGGGGGACGGATGGGAGCCGGCCCCGGTGCACAGCAACCCCCCGGAGAAGCGACGGGCGGCCCTCCGGATGGGCACGAACATTCTCGTGTACGCCATGACGCACTGA
- a CDS encoding cupin domain-containing protein codes for MQPATPTSSVLGDRSPADFLDTYWQERPLVVRDALPDFRSPLSPEELAGLACEDGVESRLILEEGGEHPWELRHGPFASEEFLHLPETHWTLLVQEVDRLIPEVGALLDRFRFLPDWRLDDVMVSYAPTHGTVGPHIDNYDVFLLQGAGHRRWQIGTEPVDDEEIVPDLDVRILADFEAEEEFVLGPGDLLYLPPRVAHYGVATDDQCMTYSVGFRAPRHQDLVGNFLQQAMDTVGPDARYSDPDLSPVDHPGEIHDDARQTVRRLLRDLVRDDDAIDQWFGQYLTRPGRDREAVPPETPVTDDELTDMLRAGHGLRPGPVSRLAFIEHDDGSVTLFANGSPIDLSPDRAYAARLVTGRQQIPSDALTPHLEDDAFVDLLVALINDGLLEWDAA; via the coding sequence ATGCAGCCCGCCACGCCCACGTCGTCCGTCCTGGGCGACCGCTCGCCCGCCGACTTTCTCGACACCTACTGGCAGGAACGGCCCCTCGTGGTCCGCGACGCGCTGCCGGACTTCCGGTCGCCCCTGTCCCCGGAGGAGCTGGCCGGCCTGGCCTGCGAGGACGGCGTCGAAAGCCGACTGATCCTCGAAGAGGGGGGCGAGCACCCGTGGGAGCTTCGGCACGGCCCGTTTGCCTCAGAGGAGTTTCTCCACCTGCCCGAGACGCACTGGACGCTTCTCGTGCAGGAGGTGGACCGCCTGATTCCCGAGGTCGGCGCCCTGCTGGACCGCTTCCGCTTCCTGCCCGACTGGCGGCTCGACGACGTGATGGTGAGCTACGCCCCCACGCACGGCACCGTCGGCCCCCACATCGACAACTACGACGTCTTTCTGCTGCAGGGAGCGGGGCACCGACGCTGGCAAATTGGGACCGAGCCGGTAGACGACGAGGAGATCGTGCCGGACCTCGACGTGCGCATTCTCGCCGATTTCGAGGCGGAGGAGGAGTTCGTGCTCGGCCCCGGCGACCTGCTGTACCTGCCGCCGCGGGTGGCCCACTACGGGGTCGCCACCGACGACCAGTGCATGACCTACTCGGTCGGCTTCCGGGCCCCGCGGCACCAGGACCTCGTGGGGAACTTTCTGCAGCAGGCCATGGACACGGTCGGCCCGGACGCGCGCTACAGCGACCCGGATCTGTCACCGGTCGACCACCCCGGTGAAATCCACGACGACGCCCGCCAGACGGTACGCCGCCTCCTCCGCGACCTCGTGCGCGACGACGACGCCATCGATCAGTGGTTCGGACAGTACCTGACGCGTCCCGGTCGGGACCGCGAGGCGGTGCCCCCGGAGACGCCGGTGACGGACGACGAACTTACCGACATGCTCCGGGCCGGCCACGGGCTGCGGCCAGGACCGGTATCCCGGCTCGCCTTCATCGAACACGACGACGGGTCGGTCACCCTCTTCGCGAACGGATCGCCCATCGACCTGTCCCCCGACCGGGCCTACGCGGCCCGCCTCGTGACGGGGCGCCAGCAGATCCCGAGCGACGCCCTCACCCCTCACCTCGAGGACGACGCGTTCGTGGACCTGCTCGTGGCCCTGATCAACGATGGCCTTCTGGAGTGGGACGCGGCGTAG